A region from the Bradyrhizobium erythrophlei genome encodes:
- the pssA gene encoding CDP-diacylglycerol--serine O-phosphatidyltransferase: MPFDPNSPELRRRRFRPIPVRMLVPNVITLLAICAGLTAIRLSTEGRMDIAVYAIVFAAFLDGVDGRVARMIKGQSKFGAELDSLADFVNFGVAPGLILYFWQLHELNNGGWIAAMVFAISGGLRLARFNATMDDPNKPAFAANYFTGVPAPAGAITVLLPIYLAFLGLPKPPAVLTAVYTLLIAFLMVSRLPVFSGKTWRMRVPPEMVLPVFVSVIFFIALLIGYPWYLLSVGSVLYLLSLPAGWKSYRDQKRKADALAATTPAHDAPAGPASPFLPVVSEADEDERPPRLN; the protein is encoded by the coding sequence ATGCCCTTCGATCCCAACTCCCCGGAACTGCGCCGCCGCCGGTTTCGCCCGATCCCGGTGCGGATGCTGGTGCCCAACGTCATCACCCTGCTTGCGATCTGCGCTGGGTTGACGGCGATCCGGCTGTCGACGGAAGGGCGGATGGACATCGCGGTATACGCGATCGTATTTGCCGCCTTCCTCGATGGCGTCGACGGCCGCGTCGCGCGCATGATCAAGGGGCAGTCGAAATTCGGGGCGGAACTCGACAGCCTTGCCGATTTCGTCAATTTCGGCGTCGCGCCGGGCCTGATCCTGTATTTCTGGCAATTGCACGAACTGAACAATGGCGGCTGGATCGCGGCGATGGTGTTCGCGATCTCGGGCGGCCTGCGGCTGGCGCGTTTCAACGCCACCATGGACGATCCAAACAAGCCGGCCTTCGCGGCGAACTACTTTACCGGCGTTCCGGCGCCCGCTGGCGCCATCACCGTGCTGCTGCCGATCTATCTGGCGTTCCTGGGGCTGCCGAAGCCTCCAGCCGTGTTGACTGCCGTCTACACGCTGTTGATCGCGTTCCTGATGGTGTCGCGACTGCCGGTGTTTTCAGGCAAGACCTGGCGCATGCGCGTGCCGCCGGAAATGGTGCTGCCGGTTTTCGTGTCGGTGATTTTCTTCATCGCGCTTCTGATCGGCTATCCCTGGTATCTTCTGTCTGTCGGTTCGGTGCTGTACCTGCTGAGCCTGCCGGCCGGATGGAAGTCCTATCGCGACCAGAAGCGCAAAGCGGATGCCTTGGCGGCAACGACACCCGCCCATGATGCGCCCGCTGGTCCGGCATCTCCGTTCTTGCCCGTCGTTTCCGAAGCGGACGAGGACGAGCGGCCGCCGCGGCTGAACTGA
- a CDS encoding RraA family protein: MTDSAKAPLPASLLEALGRYDTPTICNAMEIVAPERRLIGYTTKPLVCPFPDLPPMVGYARTVTIRSVLKSGLAADEQAKRRIDYYEYVGTGFGPRITVIQDIDGADVGYGAFWGEVQSSVHKALGCLGVITDGSIRDIPQWAPGFQALAGSIGPSHAWVHAENFGGEVRVAGMTVRSDDLIHADQHGAIVIPIDIAAKIPEAAELCGRRETPILEIARAKDFSLEELKEALKRSAEIH, translated from the coding sequence GTGACGGATTCCGCAAAAGCGCCGCTGCCTGCTTCCCTTCTGGAAGCGTTGGGGCGCTATGATACGCCGACGATCTGCAACGCGATGGAAATCGTGGCACCCGAACGTCGCCTGATCGGCTACACGACCAAGCCGCTGGTCTGTCCGTTCCCGGATCTGCCGCCGATGGTCGGCTATGCGCGCACCGTGACGATCCGCTCCGTGCTCAAATCCGGTCTTGCGGCCGATGAACAGGCCAAACGGCGCATCGACTATTATGAATATGTCGGCACCGGCTTCGGTCCGCGCATCACCGTGATCCAGGATATCGACGGGGCGGATGTCGGCTATGGCGCGTTCTGGGGCGAGGTCCAAAGCTCCGTGCACAAGGCGCTCGGCTGTCTCGGCGTCATTACCGACGGATCGATCCGCGACATCCCGCAATGGGCGCCCGGTTTCCAGGCACTCGCCGGGTCGATCGGGCCGTCGCATGCCTGGGTCCATGCCGAGAATTTCGGCGGCGAGGTGCGCGTGGCCGGGATGACGGTGCGTTCCGACGATCTCATCCATGCCGACCAGCACGGCGCGATCGTGATCCCGATCGACATTGCCGCCAAAATCCCCGAGGCCGCCGAGCTCTGCGGCCGCCGCGAGACGCCGATCCTGGAAATCGCCCGAGCCAAGGATTTCAGCCTGGAAGAGCTGAAAGAGGCGCTGAAGCGGTCGGCCGAGATTCACTGA
- a CDS encoding SDR family NAD(P)-dependent oxidoreductase has protein sequence MKLDGKTVLVTGSTDGVGRYVAAKLAAAGAKVLIHGRDGGRGRALADEIKRAGRGEAVFYQADLSSLAGAGGLAEAVLADNTRLDIFISNAGIGSQNDGPARQISADGHELRFAVNYLAGFLLAYRLLPLLKASAPSRIVNVASLGQHPIDFDDVMITKGYSGSRAYAQSKLSQIMFTIDLAEELKGTGITVNSLHPATYMNTTMVRAGGITPISTVEQGGEAILHLAVDDDMADKSGLFFNGMNQAQANPQAYDAAARKRLRALSLELTGLTRP, from the coding sequence ATGAAGTTGGACGGCAAGACGGTATTGGTCACCGGCTCGACCGATGGCGTCGGCCGTTATGTCGCGGCCAAACTCGCCGCCGCCGGCGCCAAGGTGCTGATCCACGGCCGCGACGGCGGCAGGGGCAGGGCGCTTGCCGATGAGATCAAGCGCGCAGGACGCGGCGAAGCCGTGTTCTACCAGGCCGACCTGTCGTCGCTGGCAGGCGCCGGGGGGCTCGCCGAAGCCGTGCTCGCCGATAACACGCGGCTCGACATCTTCATCAGCAACGCCGGCATCGGATCGCAGAATGACGGGCCCGCGCGGCAGATCAGCGCGGACGGCCACGAACTGCGTTTCGCGGTCAACTATCTCGCCGGCTTCCTGCTTGCCTATCGCCTGCTGCCGCTTTTGAAGGCAAGCGCGCCGTCGCGCATCGTCAATGTGGCTTCGCTCGGCCAGCACCCAATCGATTTCGACGATGTCATGATCACGAAGGGCTACAGCGGCAGTCGCGCCTATGCGCAGAGCAAATTGTCGCAGATCATGTTCACCATCGATCTCGCCGAAGAGCTGAAAGGGACCGGAATCACCGTCAATTCGCTTCACCCCGCGACCTACATGAACACCACCATGGTGCGGGCCGGCGGCATCACGCCGATCTCGACGGTGGAGCAGGGCGGCGAGGCGATCCTGCATCTGGCGGTCGACGACGATATGGCTGACAAGAGCGGGCTGTTCTTCAACGGCATGAACCAGGCGCAGGCCAATCCGCAGGCCTACGACGCGGCCGCCCGCAAACGGCTGCGCGCGCTCAGCCTCGAACTGACCGGCCTGACGCGACCCTGA
- a CDS encoding motility protein A: MDIMTGVGLVFGIIVIATMVFMGGDLHMFVSEHAVIIIFGGSIAATMIRFPLSAILHGLPLGAKFAFTMSRLSARDLVDELARIAEIARKQGPVGLEKVETDEPFLAKGIRYVADGYDLEFIRDNLERDRDNFLMHLDEGGKIYRAIGDCAPAFGMIGTLIGMVQMFANMTDPSKLGPFMATALLATLYGALVANLFCLPIADKLHGKLLDEETNRTLIIDGILMIRDSKSPTLVREMLLAYLPEKHRHEEGEPVPA, translated from the coding sequence ATGGATATCATGACGGGCGTTGGGCTCGTGTTCGGGATCATCGTCATTGCAACGATGGTCTTCATGGGCGGCGATCTGCACATGTTCGTCAGCGAACATGCGGTTATCATCATCTTCGGCGGATCGATCGCCGCCACCATGATAAGGTTTCCGCTCAGCGCGATTCTGCATGGGCTGCCGCTGGGAGCCAAATTTGCTTTCACGATGAGCCGGCTGTCGGCGCGTGATCTGGTCGACGAATTGGCCCGCATCGCGGAGATCGCCCGCAAGCAGGGCCCGGTCGGCCTGGAAAAAGTCGAGACCGACGAGCCATTCCTGGCCAAGGGAATTCGCTATGTCGCCGACGGCTACGATCTTGAATTCATCCGCGACAATCTCGAACGGGACCGCGACAATTTCCTGATGCATCTCGACGAAGGCGGCAAGATCTATCGCGCCATCGGCGATTGCGCGCCGGCCTTTGGCATGATCGGAACCCTGATCGGCATGGTGCAGATGTTCGCCAACATGACCGACCCCTCGAAACTCGGCCCGTTCATGGCGACCGCGCTGCTGGCGACGCTGTACGGCGCGCTGGTTGCGAACCTGTTCTGTCTGCCGATCGCCGACAAGCTGCACGGCAAGCTGCTCGACGAGGAGACCAACCGCACGCTGATCATCGACGGCATTCTGATGATCCGCGATTCCAAGAGCCCGACGCTGGTCCGGGAAATGCTGCTGGCTTACCTGCCGGAAAAACACCGCCACGAAGAGGGCGAACCCGTCCCGGCCTGA
- a CDS encoding OmpA/MotB family protein: MAKKKRGDAHGGGHGWFVTFADLMGLMMSFFVMLVAFSTMDNNKLKVVAGSMRDAFGVQTEARYSGIIESDGLPTREKLKNTDHIPPEEASNRPTPDDEERSVARGARLKIDREFALASASLRQALQDMPELTEVSKHIMFEETKQGLNLEIVDQDGRSMFADGSKEPYERTRRLVEKLAVPLKATPLRISIVGHTAAGFVPTRSDYGAFDLSADRANAVRQILAREGVPPAHFFGVSGKADTQPLFPDDPTLAANRRVTITLMREDPPLPPNLTP, translated from the coding sequence ATGGCCAAGAAGAAACGCGGCGACGCACACGGAGGAGGCCACGGCTGGTTCGTGACCTTCGCCGACCTGATGGGCCTGATGATGAGCTTCTTCGTGATGCTCGTCGCCTTTTCCACCATGGACAACAACAAGCTCAAAGTCGTCGCCGGCTCGATGCGGGATGCCTTCGGCGTGCAGACCGAGGCACGCTATTCCGGCATCATCGAATCCGACGGCCTGCCGACGCGGGAGAAGCTGAAGAATACCGACCACATTCCGCCGGAGGAAGCGTCCAACAGGCCGACGCCGGATGACGAGGAGCGCAGCGTCGCCCGCGGCGCCCGGCTGAAGATCGACCGCGAATTCGCGCTCGCTTCGGCGTCATTGCGGCAGGCGTTGCAGGACATGCCGGAACTGACCGAAGTCTCGAAACACATCATGTTCGAGGAAACCAAGCAGGGCCTCAATCTGGAAATCGTCGACCAGGATGGCCGCTCGATGTTCGCCGACGGCTCCAAGGAGCCCTACGAGCGCACCCGCCGGCTGGTCGAGAAGCTGGCCGTTCCGCTCAAGGCGACGCCGCTGCGCATCTCCATCGTCGGCCACACCGCCGCGGGCTTCGTGCCGACGCGAAGCGATTACGGCGCATTCGACCTGTCGGCGGACCGGGCCAACGCGGTGCGCCAGATTCTGGCGCGGGAAGGCGTGCCGCCGGCGCACTTTTTTGGGGTGTCCGGCAAGGCCGATACCCAGCCGCTGTTTCCCGACGATCCCACGCTGGCAGCCAACCGCCGCGTGACCATCACCTTGATGCGCGAAGATCCGCCGCTTCCTCCCAACCTGACGCCGTAA
- a CDS encoding potassium transporter Kup — MAVSVTSAEARDGPVTTGFWALTLGSIGVVFGDIGTSPLYAFREAVAGAAQGQPVTRVIVLGVLSLILWALFIVVTAKYVLLLLRADNNGEGGTLSLMALGQRALGRRSWPLMALGVVGASMFIGDSMITPAISVLSAVEGLKLATPALEHYVVPLTVFILVVLFAVQSGGTARVASAFGPVMVVWFSVIAVMGLIHISDDPSVLAAINPWYALDFLLTHGTIGLVTLGAVFLAVTGGEALYADLGHFGRKPIQAGWLYFVLPSLLINYFGQGALVLSNPAAIENSFYRMVPEILLLPLVVLATAATVIASQAVITGAYSLTRQAVQLGLLPRFEVRYTSETHAGQIYLPRVNRLLLIGVLLLVLLFRTSSNLASAYGIAVSTTMVADGIMGFVVIWKLWNWRAASAAALIVPFVVVDTTFFSANLLKLLEGAWVPLLFGIAMAVMIWTWRRGSGILIVKTRRIEVPLNDLIKSLEKRPPHIVKGTAVFLTSDPSFVPTALLHNLKHNKVLHEQNVILTIETAQTPRVDQTERVRMEKISDRFSTVRLRFGFMESPNVPKALVIARKLGWQFDIMSTSFFVSRRALKPSAQSGMPLWQDHLFIAMSRSANDATDYFQIPTGRVVEVGTQVTI; from the coding sequence ATGGCCGTCAGCGTCACATCAGCCGAAGCCCGCGACGGGCCGGTCACGACGGGTTTTTGGGCCCTGACGCTGGGAAGTATCGGCGTGGTGTTCGGCGATATCGGAACCTCGCCGCTCTATGCCTTTCGCGAGGCCGTCGCCGGCGCCGCGCAGGGCCAGCCGGTTACCCGGGTCATCGTGCTCGGGGTGCTGTCGCTGATCCTGTGGGCGCTGTTCATCGTCGTCACCGCGAAATACGTGCTGCTGCTGCTGCGCGCTGACAATAACGGCGAGGGCGGCACGCTGTCGCTGATGGCGCTGGGGCAGCGGGCGCTTGGCCGCAGGAGCTGGCCGCTGATGGCGCTGGGAGTTGTCGGCGCCTCGATGTTCATCGGCGATTCCATGATCACGCCCGCGATTTCGGTGTTGTCGGCGGTCGAGGGTCTCAAGCTCGCCACGCCGGCGCTCGAGCACTATGTGGTGCCGCTGACGGTCTTCATCCTGGTCGTGCTGTTCGCGGTTCAGAGCGGGGGCACCGCGCGCGTGGCGTCCGCCTTCGGGCCGGTCATGGTGGTCTGGTTCTCCGTGATTGCGGTGATGGGTCTCATTCATATCAGTGACGACCCTTCCGTGCTGGCCGCAATCAATCCCTGGTACGCCCTCGATTTCCTGCTCACGCACGGGACTATCGGACTGGTGACGCTGGGCGCGGTGTTTCTGGCCGTGACCGGCGGTGAGGCGCTCTATGCTGATTTGGGCCATTTCGGCCGCAAGCCGATTCAGGCCGGCTGGCTTTATTTCGTGCTGCCATCGCTGCTGATCAATTATTTCGGCCAGGGCGCATTGGTGCTCTCCAATCCCGCCGCGATCGAGAATTCCTTCTACCGGATGGTGCCGGAAATCCTGCTGTTGCCGTTGGTCGTGTTGGCGACCGCCGCGACCGTGATCGCGAGCCAGGCGGTGATCACGGGCGCCTATTCGCTGACCCGCCAGGCGGTGCAGCTCGGCCTGTTGCCGCGCTTTGAGGTCCGCTACACCTCGGAGACGCACGCCGGCCAGATTTATCTGCCTCGCGTGAACCGGCTGTTGCTGATCGGCGTTTTGCTGCTGGTGCTGCTGTTCCGCACCTCGAGCAATCTGGCTTCCGCCTACGGGATCGCCGTCTCCACCACCATGGTTGCCGACGGCATCATGGGTTTCGTGGTGATCTGGAAGTTGTGGAACTGGCGCGCCGCCAGCGCCGCGGCGTTGATCGTGCCGTTCGTCGTCGTCGACACGACTTTTTTCAGCGCCAATCTCTTGAAACTGCTCGAAGGCGCGTGGGTGCCGCTGCTGTTCGGGATCGCCATGGCGGTCATGATCTGGACCTGGCGCCGCGGTTCGGGAATCCTGATCGTCAAGACCCGTCGCATCGAGGTTCCCCTGAACGACCTGATCAAAAGCCTCGAAAAGCGACCGCCGCACATCGTCAAGGGCACCGCGGTGTTCCTGACCAGCGATCCGAGTTTCGTGCCGACGGCGCTGCTGCATAATCTCAAGCACAACAAGGTGCTTCACGAGCAAAACGTGATCCTGACCATCGAGACCGCGCAGACGCCGCGGGTCGACCAGACCGAGCGGGTCCGGATGGAAAAGATCAGCGACCGGTTTTCGACCGTCCGGCTGCGCTTTGGCTTCATGGAATCCCCGAACGTTCCCAAGGCGCTGGTGATCGCGCGCAAGCTCGGCTGGCAATTCGATATCATGTCGACGTCGTTTTTCGTGTCGCGGCGCGCGCTGAAACCTTCGGCGCAGTCTGGAATGCCGTTATGGCAGGACCATCTGTTCATCGCGATGAGCCGATCGGCCAACGACGCCACCGACTATTTCCAGATTCCGACCGGGCGGGTGGTTGAAGTCGGCACCCAGGTGACCATCTAG
- a CDS encoding potassium transporter Kup, translating into MTSDVVVPAPETAAANARGDTHSTAGFKALMMGSIGVVYGDIGTSPLYALREAVIAASGPGGVASPQAVLGVVSLILWALIIVVTLKYVVILLRADNHGEGGTLALMALAQRAVTYGGSAIVLLGIISGALFYGDAVITPALSVLSAIEGIKLVTDSFEPYVVPLTVLILFVLFAVQSRGTARVAAFFGPVMCVWFAVIAIAAITPIMRHAEILYALNPLYAVSFMLHHGIIGFVTLGAVFLAVTGAEALYADLGHFGKRPIQTAWLFIVLPSLALNYLGQGALVIGDPKAVENPFFLMFPDWALIPMVALATLATVIASQAVITGAYSLTRQAIQLGLLPRFEIRHTSEAHSGQIFIPRINMLLLIAVVMLVLMFRSSSALASAYGISVTGTMVVTGMMGFVVIWRVWRWSPFAAAALIAPFLFLDLTFLAANLLKVLEGGWVPLALGAAVMLLMYTWRRGSRLLFEKSRKLEFPLADLVAMLEKRPPQRVSGTAVFLTSDPVSAPTALMHSLKHYKVLHEKNVILTIETAPTPRIDPAERVRLEEISKTFSKVTLRFGFMESPNVPKALAIARKLGWQFDIMSTSFFLSRRALKPAAHSGMPRWQDHLFIALSRTANDATDYFQIPSGRVVEVGTQVTV; encoded by the coding sequence ATGACCAGCGATGTTGTAGTTCCCGCCCCGGAAACGGCGGCGGCCAATGCGCGTGGCGATACCCATTCGACCGCCGGCTTCAAGGCGCTGATGATGGGAAGCATCGGCGTCGTCTATGGCGACATTGGCACCAGCCCCCTTTATGCGCTGCGCGAGGCTGTGATCGCGGCCAGCGGCCCGGGCGGCGTCGCCAGTCCGCAGGCTGTGCTCGGGGTCGTCTCCCTGATCCTGTGGGCGCTGATCATCGTGGTGACGCTCAAATATGTGGTGATCCTGCTGCGCGCGGATAACCACGGCGAGGGTGGAACGCTGGCGCTGATGGCGCTGGCGCAGCGCGCGGTTACCTACGGCGGCAGCGCCATCGTGCTGCTCGGCATCATCAGTGGCGCGCTGTTCTACGGCGACGCCGTGATCACCCCGGCGCTGTCGGTGCTTTCGGCGATCGAAGGTATCAAGCTCGTCACCGATTCGTTCGAACCCTATGTGGTGCCCCTGACGGTGCTTATTCTGTTTGTGCTGTTTGCGGTTCAATCGCGCGGCACGGCCCGCGTCGCGGCGTTCTTCGGGCCGGTGATGTGCGTGTGGTTCGCCGTCATCGCGATCGCGGCGATCACCCCGATCATGCGCCATGCCGAAATTCTGTATGCGCTCAATCCGCTGTATGCCGTTTCGTTCATGCTCCATCACGGCATCATCGGCTTCGTCACGCTCGGCGCCGTGTTCCTCGCCGTCACCGGCGCCGAGGCGCTCTATGCCGACCTCGGCCATTTCGGCAAGCGGCCGATCCAGACCGCCTGGCTCTTTATCGTGCTGCCGTCGCTGGCCCTGAACTATCTGGGGCAGGGCGCGCTGGTCATCGGCGACCCCAAGGCGGTCGAGAACCCGTTCTTCCTGATGTTTCCCGACTGGGCCCTGATTCCGATGGTTGCGCTCGCCACCCTGGCGACTGTGATCGCGAGCCAGGCCGTGATCACCGGCGCCTATTCGCTGACGCGTCAGGCCATTCAGCTCGGCCTGTTGCCGAGATTTGAAATTCGCCATACGTCAGAAGCCCATTCCGGCCAGATCTTCATCCCGCGCATCAACATGCTGCTGCTGATCGCCGTGGTTATGCTGGTGTTGATGTTCCGCTCCTCTAGCGCGCTGGCGTCGGCCTATGGTATTTCCGTGACCGGGACCATGGTCGTCACGGGCATGATGGGTTTTGTCGTCATCTGGCGGGTCTGGAGATGGTCGCCGTTCGCGGCCGCGGCGCTGATCGCGCCGTTCCTGTTTCTTGATCTCACCTTCCTGGCGGCGAACCTGTTGAAGGTGCTGGAGGGCGGCTGGGTGCCGCTGGCGCTGGGCGCCGCGGTGATGCTGCTGATGTATACTTGGCGGCGCGGCAGCCGGCTGCTGTTCGAGAAGTCCCGCAAGCTGGAGTTTCCGCTGGCCGATCTGGTGGCGATGCTGGAAAAGCGCCCGCCGCAGCGGGTGTCCGGCACGGCCGTGTTCCTGACCAGCGACCCCGTCAGCGCGCCGACGGCGCTGATGCACAGCCTGAAGCACTACAAGGTGCTGCATGAGAAGAACGTCATTCTCACCATCGAGACCGCGCCGACGCCGCGGATCGACCCGGCCGAGCGGGTGAGGCTGGAGGAGATCAGCAAGACCTTCTCCAAGGTCACGCTGCGGTTCGGATTCATGGAGTCGCCCAACGTGCCCAAGGCGCTGGCGATCGCGCGAAAGCTGGGCTGGCAATTCGACATCATGTCGACATCGTTCTTCCTGTCGCGGCGCGCGCTCAAGCCGGCCGCGCATTCCGGCATGCCGCGCTGGCAGGACCATCTCTTCATCGCGCTCAGCCGCACCGCCAACGACGCCACCGACTATTTCCAGATTCCGAGCGGACGGGTGGTCGAGGTGGGAACCCAGGTCACGGTGTGA
- a CDS encoding rhodanese-like domain-containing protein produces the protein MGQQVTDLTPEEVSRGMAEGRYLLVDVREPNEVAAEAYPGAVVVPLSSFDPKAIPDPGAKQVVFACRSGKRSVTASLAAQAAGLAYDKHLAGGMLAWKAAGLPTKTGG, from the coding sequence GTGGGTCAACAGGTCACCGATTTGACGCCGGAGGAAGTCTCCAGGGGCATGGCCGAGGGACGCTATCTCCTGGTCGACGTCCGCGAGCCGAACGAGGTTGCCGCCGAGGCCTATCCCGGCGCCGTCGTCGTTCCCCTGTCCAGCTTCGATCCCAAGGCGATCCCCGATCCCGGCGCCAAGCAGGTGGTGTTTGCCTGCCGCTCGGGGAAGCGGTCGGTCACCGCCTCGCTCGCGGCCCAGGCCGCGGGCCTTGCCTATGACAAGCATCTTGCGGGCGGAATGCTGGCCTGGAAGGCTGCGGGATTGCCGACCAAGACCGGCGGCTGA
- a CDS encoding aminotransferase, which translates to MTSMNKVFAELPVTIFEAMSQLARDNNAINLGQGFPDDPGPEDIRRAAADAVMDGYNQYPSMMGLPELRQAIAAHYGRWHGLELDPMSEVMVTSGGTEALTSAILAVVEPGDEVIVFQPVYDSYLPIIRQAGGIPRLLRLEPPHWRLSEEMLRGAFNHKTKAVLFNNPLNPAAVVYPREDLELLARFCQEFDTVAICDEVWEHVVFDGREHIPLITIPGMRERTIKVGSAGKIFSLTGWKIGFVCAAPPLLRVAAKVHQFLTFTTAPNLQVAVAYGLGKTAEYFYQMRNDLAKSRDRLTAGLESIGFPVLRSQGTYFLTVDLSPLGLNETDEAFCRRIVTDYKVAAIPVSAFYERDAVTSVVRFCFAKNDKTLDTALERLHDAVHRR; encoded by the coding sequence ATGACGTCCATGAACAAGGTGTTTGCCGAGCTTCCGGTCACGATTTTCGAGGCCATGTCGCAGCTTGCGCGCGACAACAATGCCATCAATCTCGGTCAGGGTTTTCCCGACGATCCCGGCCCTGAGGACATTCGCCGCGCGGCGGCGGATGCGGTGATGGACGGCTACAACCAGTATCCCTCGATGATGGGCCTTCCGGAGCTGCGGCAGGCGATCGCGGCCCATTACGGGCGCTGGCACGGACTTGAGCTAGATCCCATGAGCGAGGTGATGGTGACCTCGGGCGGCACCGAAGCGCTGACCAGCGCCATCCTGGCGGTGGTCGAGCCCGGCGACGAAGTCATCGTGTTCCAGCCGGTCTATGATTCCTATCTGCCGATCATCCGCCAGGCCGGCGGCATTCCGCGCCTGCTGCGCCTCGAACCGCCGCATTGGCGGCTCTCCGAGGAGATGCTGCGAGGCGCCTTCAACCACAAGACCAAGGCCGTGCTGTTCAACAATCCGCTCAATCCGGCGGCCGTGGTCTATCCGCGCGAGGACCTCGAATTGCTGGCGCGGTTCTGCCAGGAGTTCGACACGGTCGCGATCTGCGACGAGGTCTGGGAGCATGTCGTGTTTGACGGCCGTGAGCATATTCCGCTGATCACCATTCCGGGCATGCGCGAGCGCACCATCAAGGTCGGCTCCGCCGGCAAGATATTCTCGCTGACGGGCTGGAAGATCGGCTTTGTCTGCGCGGCGCCGCCGCTGCTGCGGGTCGCCGCCAAGGTGCACCAGTTTCTCACCTTCACTACCGCGCCCAATCTTCAGGTCGCGGTCGCCTACGGACTCGGCAAGACTGCGGAGTATTTTTACCAGATGCGCAACGATCTGGCGAAGAGCCGCGATCGTCTCACAGCCGGCCTGGAGAGCATCGGCTTCCCGGTGCTTCGTTCGCAGGGCACCTATTTCCTCACCGTCGATTTGTCGCCGCTCGGCCTCAACGAGACCGACGAGGCGTTCTGCAGGCGCATCGTGACCGACTACAAGGTGGCGGCGATTCCGGTGTCGGCGTTTTACGAACGGGATGCCGTGACCTCGGTGGTGCGGTTCTGCTTCGCCAAAAACGATAAAACCCTCGACACCGCGCTGGAGCGTCTGCACGACGCGGTGCATCGCCGATAA
- a CDS encoding polyamine ABC transporter substrate-binding protein, with product MAVLLAALSPARAAERTVNFYNWSNYMAPGVLEDFTRETGIKVVYDTFDANETLETRLLAGKSGYDVVVPTAYFLQRQIKASIFQKLDKSKVPNLANAWPVVTKQLAIYDPGNQYAANYMWGTTGIGYNVKMAQKILGPDAKIDSWDIVFKPENLAKFKDCGIHMLDSADDIFPAALGYLGLDPNSTKQADLEKAADLVTRITPYVRKFHSSEYLSALATGEICFVVGWSGDIMQARSRAAEAKSDVEIGYAIPKEGAQMFFDNLAIPADASNVAEAYELINYLYRPEVAAKNSDFLSYANGNLASQKLVDPKILGDRNIYPDEATQQKLFVITARDPATQRIINRLWTRVKTGR from the coding sequence ATGGCCGTGCTGCTGGCGGCGCTGTCGCCGGCGCGGGCCGCGGAGCGCACCGTCAATTTCTACAACTGGTCGAACTACATGGCGCCGGGGGTGCTGGAGGACTTCACCAGGGAAACCGGCATCAAGGTGGTCTACGATACGTTCGACGCCAACGAGACACTGGAAACCCGGTTGCTCGCCGGCAAATCCGGCTATGACGTCGTCGTTCCCACCGCCTATTTCCTGCAGCGCCAGATCAAGGCCAGTATTTTCCAGAAGCTCGACAAGTCGAAGGTGCCGAACCTCGCCAACGCCTGGCCGGTGGTGACCAAGCAGCTCGCGATCTACGACCCCGGCAATCAATACGCCGCCAATTACATGTGGGGGACGACCGGCATCGGCTACAACGTCAAGATGGCGCAGAAGATTCTGGGTCCCGACGCCAAAATCGACAGCTGGGACATCGTGTTCAAGCCGGAGAACCTCGCCAAGTTCAAGGACTGCGGCATCCACATGCTGGATTCCGCCGACGACATCTTTCCTGCCGCGCTGGGCTATCTCGGCCTCGATCCCAATTCGACCAAGCAGGCGGACCTCGAAAAGGCCGCCGATCTCGTCACCAGGATCACGCCCTATGTCCGCAAGTTTCATTCATCGGAATATCTGAGCGCGCTGGCGACCGGTGAAATCTGCTTCGTGGTGGGCTGGTCGGGCGACATCATGCAAGCGCGCAGCCGCGCCGCGGAGGCCAAGAGCGATGTCGAGATTGGCTACGCCATCCCGAAAGAGGGCGCGCAGATGTTCTTCGACAATCTGGCGATCCCCGCCGACGCCAGCAATGTCGCGGAAGCCTATGAACTGATCAACTATCTCTACCGGCCCGAGGTCGCTGCAAAAAATTCCGATTTCCTGTCCTACGCCAACGGCAATCTGGCGAGCCAGAAGCTGGTCGATCCGAAGATTCTCGGCGACAGGAACATCTATCCGGACGAAGCGACGCAGCAGAAGCTGTTCGTGATCACCGCGCGTGATCCGGCGACCCAGCGCATCATCAACCGGCTCTGGACCAGGGTAAAGACGGGCAGGTAG